One genomic region from Prevotella sp. Rep29 encodes:
- a CDS encoding YARHG domain-containing protein, protein MRKIKEIAFIYIAVYIFTACQGTSSSKSQGLSYDKSLSNEQQIELLKSQAKSFADSIRSIGYDVLGTFIDKKNHSVFYIKKGLTINYEEGHMRLLPIKCKDIKTGEVNDLKIPATMDGHTVKVNLLLGSYAADNKMLLLSTNKNSAEINDDYSRPFSQEPIDVFLIDVNDLSFHYVIGGRHWMIGKEGYGDDAIPFLTCYDERNLKIPLIQIFDGTYSKKNVVENSKSFSLTPDAGAYSMDVSEESSANGYESVLSKRKLSYSDLSNKTTKELEIMRNSIYARHGYRFKRDDLFSHFSQYSWYKPTTSDVSAVYNSMSAIEKYNVDFIKKHE, encoded by the coding sequence ATGAGAAAGATAAAAGAAATAGCATTTATATATATTGCTGTATACATCTTTACTGCATGTCAAGGAACTAGCAGTTCGAAAAGTCAAGGTCTTAGTTATGATAAATCGCTTAGCAACGAGCAACAAATAGAGTTGTTGAAGTCTCAAGCAAAGAGTTTTGCAGACTCAATTCGCTCAATAGGTTATGATGTTTTAGGAACTTTTATAGATAAAAAAAATCATTCTGTATTTTATATTAAGAAGGGATTGACAATAAACTATGAAGAAGGTCATATGCGTTTGCTCCCGATAAAATGCAAAGATATCAAGACTGGGGAAGTGAATGATTTAAAAATTCCTGCAACGATGGATGGTCATACTGTTAAAGTTAATTTGTTATTGGGCTCTTATGCAGCAGATAACAAGATGCTATTATTATCAACAAATAAGAACTCTGCGGAAATAAATGATGATTATTCGCGACCATTTAGTCAAGAACCGATTGACGTCTTTCTCATTGATGTTAATGATTTATCGTTTCATTATGTAATAGGAGGACGGCATTGGATGATAGGTAAAGAAGGTTATGGTGACGATGCTATTCCTTTCCTTACTTGTTATGATGAAAGGAATTTAAAGATTCCTTTGATACAGATTTTTGACGGGACTTATAGTAAAAAAAACGTAGTTGAAAACTCTAAATCGTTCTCATTGACTCCAGATGCTGGTGCATATTCAATGGATGTATCGGAAGAGAGCAGTGCAAACGGCTATGAAAGCGTGTTGTCCAAAAGAAAATTATCTTATTCTGACTTGAGTAATAAGACGACAAAAGAACTTGAGATAATGAGAAATAGTATCTATGCTCGTCATGGCTACAGATTTAAGCGTGATGATTTGTTTAGCCATTTCTCGCAGTATTCTTGGTATAAGCCAACGACAAGCGACGTGTCAGCCGTATATAATTCAATGTCTGCCATAGAGAAATACAACGTTGATTTTATCAAGAAACATGAATAA
- a CDS encoding PepSY-like domain-containing protein, which yields MRTKKLILTVVFAFACLSVLHAGHDKPITYSQLPVAAQQFIKKYFPRHKIALAKMEREVIGRSYDVIFTSGDKVEFSRSGEWTEIDCKSAPVPAGIVPAPIVNYVRKNYHGAQIMEIGRKDNYYEVNLSNRLEIKFNKKFQVIEIDS from the coding sequence ATGAGAACGAAAAAACTGATATTGACCGTTGTCTTTGCCTTTGCCTGTCTGTCGGTATTGCACGCCGGGCACGACAAACCGATTACGTACAGTCAGCTTCCGGTAGCGGCACAGCAATTCATCAAGAAATATTTCCCCCGTCACAAGATAGCGTTGGCGAAAATGGAAAGAGAGGTTATCGGAAGGAGCTATGACGTGATTTTCACAAGTGGCGACAAGGTGGAATTCAGCAGGAGCGGCGAATGGACGGAAATCGACTGTAAGTCGGCACCCGTTCCTGCCGGTATCGTTCCCGCGCCCATCGTCAACTATGTGAGAAAGAACTACCATGGGGCGCAGATTATGGAGATAGGGCGAAAGGATAACTATTATGAAGTCAATCTGTCGAATCGGCTTGAAATCAAGTTCAACAAGAAGTTTCAGGTGATAGAAATCGACAGTTGA
- a CDS encoding PepSY-like domain-containing protein → MKMKVRLLVIAAIAFLGMGLQSCTNEENDVLTDDVQQEVTVPEAVQTLFEASFPAAQNVTWEKKSELLEAEFSVENAAYNAWFEKEGTWKLTRTGMNLGKQGSGLPQAIQDYIATNYPAWAIDDIDFIKTSKDEYYEIELEKRGEPEVTLFIRADGTLINSFVKNVNTTGTDVNSSAIPAAVVNAFNERYPKALRTKWEREGSQYEAEFILDNAKSEAFFRADGTWLRTETEINLRTATLPQAIKEYLSANYADWSIDDADFIQTPTDEYYDLDLEKRNEQDVTLQIRADGTLLNTVNNNGTSHNNDNDLNANSVPTAVRDAFSGRYPGAQQVEWERNAHLYEAEFVLNGVEYEAWFQADGTWVRTKSEINLRTATLPQAVKNYVAANYSGWSIDDADFIQTPTDEYYELELEKKGQQDVKLRIRPDGTVINS, encoded by the coding sequence ATGAAAATGAAAGTAAGATTATTAGTGATTGCAGCGATTGCCTTTTTGGGAATGGGACTGCAAAGTTGTACAAATGAAGAAAATGATGTGCTGACAGATGATGTTCAGCAGGAAGTAACTGTTCCGGAAGCGGTACAGACCTTGTTTGAAGCCAGTTTCCCTGCGGCTCAGAATGTGACGTGGGAGAAGAAAAGTGAGCTTTTGGAAGCCGAGTTTTCTGTGGAAAATGCTGCATATAACGCATGGTTTGAAAAGGAAGGAACGTGGAAACTGACGCGTACGGGAATGAACCTCGGCAAGCAGGGCAGTGGATTGCCACAGGCGATTCAGGACTACATCGCAACGAATTATCCGGCATGGGCGATTGATGACATTGACTTCATCAAGACATCTAAGGATGAGTATTATGAGATAGAGCTTGAAAAGCGTGGCGAGCCAGAAGTGACCTTGTTTATCCGTGCCGACGGAACGCTGATCAACTCGTTTGTGAAAAACGTAAATACGACGGGAACGGATGTGAATTCATCAGCCATCCCTGCCGCAGTGGTCAATGCATTCAATGAGCGCTACCCGAAAGCGTTGCGTACGAAGTGGGAGCGTGAAGGCAGCCAATATGAGGCGGAGTTTATCCTCGACAATGCCAAGAGCGAAGCATTCTTCCGGGCAGACGGCACCTGGTTGCGCACAGAGACGGAAATCAATCTCCGGACCGCTACGCTTCCGCAAGCCATTAAGGAATATCTCTCTGCAAACTACGCTGACTGGAGCATCGACGATGCTGACTTCATCCAAACACCCACCGATGAGTATTATGATTTGGACTTGGAGAAACGCAATGAGCAGGATGTGACGTTGCAAATCCGTGCCGACGGAACGCTGCTCAACACCGTGAATAATAATGGCACCAGCCACAACAACGACAACGATTTGAATGCGAATTCTGTTCCGACGGCAGTGCGCGATGCGTTCTCTGGACGCTATCCCGGTGCACAGCAGGTGGAGTGGGAGCGAAACGCTCACTTGTATGAAGCAGAGTTTGTATTGAACGGCGTTGAGTATGAAGCATGGTTCCAGGCTGACGGAACTTGGGTTCGGACAAAGTCGGAAATCAATCTCCGGACCGCCACGCTCCCGCAGGCAGTCAAGAACTATGTCGCAGCCAACTATTCAGGCTGGAGCATCGACGATGCTGATTTCATCCAGACACCGACCGATGAGTATTATGAGTTGGAGCTGGAGAAGAAAGGACAACAGGATGTGAAGTTGAGAATCCGTCCCGATGGTACGGTCATCAACTCCTGA
- a CDS encoding response regulator transcription factor, which yields MKILVIEDNREFRELLVHSLRSERYVVETAEDYSSACSKVFIYEYDCILLDIMLPDGNGLDLLREASRRGLRLNVIILSAKDSVEDKVAGLQLGADDYLPKPFHLSELHARIRSLLRRVNQQVDNTMQIANLSIDTASYTVSVDGQAIELGRKEYDILMFLINRQGRLVEKQTLAEAVWGDFIDQADNFDFIYAQMKNLRKRLKEAGAQVEIKTVYGFGYKLVVP from the coding sequence ATGAAAATATTGGTGATAGAGGATAATCGTGAGTTTCGCGAACTGCTGGTTCATTCGCTCCGCTCGGAGCGCTATGTGGTGGAGACGGCAGAAGACTATTCGTCGGCATGCTCGAAAGTTTTTATCTATGAATACGACTGCATTCTGCTCGACATCATGCTGCCCGACGGCAACGGGCTCGACCTGCTGCGCGAGGCATCGCGGCGAGGGCTGCGCCTGAACGTGATTATACTCTCTGCCAAGGATTCGGTGGAGGACAAGGTGGCGGGCTTGCAGTTGGGGGCTGACGACTATTTGCCGAAGCCTTTCCATCTCTCGGAGCTGCATGCGCGCATCAGGAGTCTTCTCCGGCGGGTCAACCAGCAGGTGGACAACACGATGCAGATAGCCAATCTCTCCATCGATACGGCTTCCTATACCGTCTCCGTTGACGGTCAGGCGATAGAATTGGGACGCAAGGAATACGACATTCTGATGTTTCTCATCAATCGTCAGGGGCGGCTCGTAGAGAAGCAGACGCTGGCAGAGGCTGTCTGGGGGGATTTTATCGACCAGGCAGACAACTTCGACTTCATCTATGCGCAGATGAAAAACCTTCGCAAACGGCTCAAAGAGGCTGGTGCGCAGGTTGAGATAAAGACGGTTTACGGATTCGGATATAAACTGGTTGTGCCATGA
- a CDS encoding zinc ribbon domain-containing protein — MEETKKCPYCGEEIKAIAKKCRYCGKWMETSESSTETPHASNSTNMASNESETGTNRVMELYQFNPWKYANIAFVLVVVGSILSFLGTAYEFENDIDDSCALSVLGAFLNTTGCVYLLISLANAIQKINEVMGTNKRIDIYIYILVGTTILYLFIDDIDFIIPFLIDTLLCAFIGIELMLNYTKRIKKTGMAFLLYAFSFGTAIGWMSFAMSAITIDGILEELGEKTIFESTKHYLSVLLAGEFILMVVEIYVYNVIRLALTKKDDINNNII, encoded by the coding sequence ATGGAGGAAACAAAAAAGTGTCCATATTGTGGCGAAGAAATCAAGGCAATAGCCAAGAAGTGTAGATACTGTGGCAAATGGATGGAAACTTCAGAATCATCCACTGAAACTCCCCATGCGTCCAATTCTACAAATATGGCTTCAAATGAGTCTGAGACTGGCACAAATCGAGTAATGGAATTGTATCAATTTAACCCATGGAAATATGCCAACATAGCTTTTGTTCTCGTTGTTGTTGGCAGCATTTTATCCTTCTTGGGTACTGCCTACGAATTTGAAAATGACATAGACGATAGTTGTGCTCTGTCTGTTTTAGGTGCCTTTCTAAACACAACAGGTTGTGTGTATTTACTTATTTCTTTAGCCAATGCTATTCAAAAAATAAATGAAGTTATGGGCACAAACAAAAGAATTGACATCTACATATATATATTAGTAGGAACTACAATCCTTTATCTTTTTATTGATGATATAGACTTTATTATCCCATTTTTAATTGATACCTTACTTTGTGCTTTCATTGGTATTGAACTCATGCTAAATTACACAAAGAGGATAAAAAAGACTGGTATGGCTTTTTTACTATACGCATTTTCTTTTGGTACAGCGATTGGCTGGATGTCATTTGCTATGAGTGCTATAACTATAGATGGTATTCTTGAAGAACTTGGAGAAAAAACTATTTTTGAATCTACCAAGCATTATTTATCTGTTCTTTTAGCGGGAGAATTTATCTTAATGGTAGTAGAAATCTATGTTTACAATGTAATAAGATTGGCTCTAACGAAAAAAGACGATATAAACAACAATATTATTTAA
- a CDS encoding HAMP domain-containing sensor histidine kinase gives MRLLHVITLRLSLLATLILFCWSVFFYYTIMNEVNDEVDDSLEDYAEMIIIRSVRNEALPTASSGSNNQFFLREITPQYAAQTPHVRYEDRDVFIEEKDEFEPARVLTYIFQNDDGKFFELEVSTPHIDKKDLRGAIFYWIVFLFLAILLCILLLNLWTIGHSMRPLRKLLRWLDRYRVGEDNRPLDNPTRIYEFRKLNEVVKESIERTEVAYEQQKMFIGNASHEMQTPLAICSSRLEMLLEDPSLTERQMEEIVKTRQTLEQLSRMNRSLLLLTKIDNGQFADVADVNFTESIQRLLPDYEMVYASKNIRLQTELQGDFIVSMDESLAQTLLSNLLKNAFVHNHEGGEITIKATTDSLLFENTGAPESLNKDYIFERFYHSSDNRQSLGLGLAVVKAICQRYGLRIDYAFNNGKHAFTIVKN, from the coding sequence ATGAGACTGCTCCACGTCATCACACTTCGCCTGTCGCTGCTGGCAACACTGATTCTGTTTTGCTGGTCGGTGTTCTTTTATTATACGATTATGAACGAAGTAAACGATGAGGTGGACGATTCGCTGGAAGACTATGCCGAAATGATTATCATCCGCTCGGTGCGCAACGAAGCCCTCCCAACGGCGTCGAGCGGCTCCAACAACCAGTTCTTTCTGCGCGAGATAACGCCGCAGTATGCGGCACAGACACCACACGTGCGCTACGAAGACCGTGACGTGTTCATCGAAGAGAAAGACGAGTTTGAGCCGGCACGCGTGCTGACCTACATCTTCCAGAATGACGACGGGAAGTTTTTTGAGCTCGAAGTATCTACGCCACATATTGACAAGAAAGACCTGCGCGGAGCCATTTTCTACTGGATTGTCTTTCTTTTCCTTGCCATCCTCCTTTGCATCTTGCTCCTGAACCTGTGGACCATCGGTCATTCGATGCGCCCGTTGCGCAAGTTGCTGCGATGGCTGGACAGATACCGTGTGGGAGAAGACAACCGGCCGCTGGACAATCCGACCAGGATTTACGAGTTCAGGAAGCTCAATGAGGTGGTGAAAGAGAGCATCGAGCGGACGGAAGTGGCATACGAACAGCAAAAAATGTTCATCGGCAACGCCTCGCACGAGATGCAGACACCGCTCGCCATCTGCAGCAGCCGCCTGGAGATGCTGCTCGAAGACCCGTCGCTCACCGAACGGCAGATGGAAGAAATCGTCAAGACGCGGCAGACTCTGGAGCAGTTGTCGCGCATGAACCGTTCGCTCCTGTTGCTCACAAAAATCGACAACGGGCAGTTTGCCGACGTGGCGGATGTGAATTTCACGGAGTCGATACAGCGGTTGCTGCCCGATTACGAGATGGTCTATGCCTCGAAAAACATCCGTCTGCAGACCGAATTGCAGGGCGATTTCATCGTCAGCATGGACGAATCGCTGGCGCAGACGCTGCTCTCCAACCTGCTGAAAAACGCTTTTGTGCACAACCACGAGGGCGGGGAAATCACGATAAAGGCAACGACCGACTCGCTGCTGTTCGAAAACACAGGCGCACCGGAAAGCCTGAACAAGGACTATATTTTCGAGCGCTTCTATCATTCCTCGGACAACCGCCAGTCGTTAGGACTCGGCTTGGCAGTCGTGAAAGCCATCTGCCAGCGTTATGGACTGAGGATAGACTATGCTTTCAACAACGGAAAACATGCGTTCACGATAGTCAAAAACTGA
- a CDS encoding M15 family metallopeptidase: protein MNKTMRIFLIFSCLLLIFFDNMSDKQIYSILSSDTIDVSENSIVVNTDTIPLFAKKIIKAYLDFDIKYLDNSLIFSDGTKIIYDDGKDKSFIEKLDNCDIEDMFSMTYDVERSEPLYLNDCGRGRCEAFFKKMYGNNEAAVRKNLVPVDWFGQKVPFTKINGAADKLGKVASELSQHPEFHKYLKNASSFYWRKIKGTNRQSAHSYGIAIDINTQYSNYWLWSNPKSSEKDKLKYENHIPHEIVRVFEKYGFIWGGRWYHFDTMHFEYRPEILNSESLL, encoded by the coding sequence ATGAATAAAACAATGCGAATATTCTTGATTTTTTCTTGTTTATTGCTCATCTTTTTTGACAACATGTCAGACAAGCAAATATATTCAATATTGTCTTCTGATACTATTGATGTTTCAGAAAATAGTATTGTTGTTAATACTGATACGATACCATTGTTTGCAAAAAAGATTATTAAAGCTTATCTTGACTTTGATATCAAGTATTTAGATAATTCTCTTATTTTTTCTGATGGAACTAAAATCATATATGACGATGGTAAAGATAAGAGTTTTATTGAGAAATTGGATAACTGTGACATAGAGGATATGTTTTCAATGACCTATGACGTCGAACGTTCAGAACCATTGTATCTAAATGATTGTGGAAGAGGACGGTGTGAAGCTTTTTTCAAAAAGATGTATGGCAATAATGAAGCGGCAGTTCGTAAGAATTTAGTTCCCGTTGATTGGTTTGGTCAGAAAGTGCCATTTACGAAAATCAATGGTGCTGCTGACAAGTTAGGGAAGGTTGCATCAGAATTATCACAACACCCTGAGTTTCATAAATATCTCAAAAACGCTTCTTCTTTTTATTGGAGAAAAATAAAAGGTACAAATAGACAAAGTGCACATAGCTATGGAATTGCAATAGACATAAATACTCAATATTCAAATTATTGGTTGTGGTCTAATCCTAAAAGTTCCGAAAAAGACAAACTAAAATATGAAAACCATATCCCACATGAAATAGTTAGGGTATTCGAGAAGTATGGTTTTATTTGGGGAGGTAGGTGGTATCACTTTGACACTATGCATTTTGAATATAGGCCTGAAATTTTAAATTCCGAGTCACTATTGTGA
- the menC gene encoding o-succinylbenzoate synthase, whose translation MKYVYEIEQRTFHFREPAGTSRGVYRTRRSWLVRLTDEEGRMGVGECAPLPQLSCDDLPDYEKMLADACEVVARSGQTDFDELRPFPSMVFGLETAVLHAQRGSLALFNTPFSRGEEGIPINGLVWMGNYDEMLQRMEEKLRQGFRCVKIKIGAIGWDEEMALLRLIRSRFSRQDVELRVDANGAFSVDEAPKKLEALARFDVHSIEQPVRAGQWEALARLCREAPVPIALDEELIGANRLREKQELLDAVQPQYIVLKPSLHGGIRGTQEWISEAQKRGIGSWITSALESNVGLNAVAQLAAHVYGPDIQFPQGLGTGQLFVDNIPLPLEIRGDELWVVEGSPTLTLP comes from the coding sequence ATGAAATACGTGTATGAAATAGAGCAGCGGACGTTTCATTTCCGTGAGCCGGCGGGCACTTCGCGCGGTGTCTATCGGACGCGGCGGTCGTGGCTGGTGCGGCTGACGGACGAGGAAGGGCGCATGGGAGTGGGCGAGTGTGCACCGCTTCCGCAGCTCTCATGCGATGATTTGCCGGATTATGAGAAGATGCTGGCGGATGCCTGTGAAGTGGTGGCACGCTCCGGACAGACGGATTTTGACGAGTTGCGCCCGTTCCCATCGATGGTCTTCGGTCTGGAAACGGCTGTCCTTCATGCGCAAAGAGGCTCTTTGGCGTTGTTCAACACGCCGTTTAGTCGTGGTGAAGAGGGCATTCCTATCAATGGCTTGGTGTGGATGGGCAACTACGACGAGATGTTGCAGCGCATGGAAGAGAAGCTCCGCCAGGGCTTCCGCTGTGTGAAGATAAAGATTGGCGCTATCGGTTGGGACGAGGAAATGGCGTTGCTGCGGCTGATTCGTAGTCGTTTCTCCCGTCAGGATGTGGAGTTGCGCGTCGATGCCAACGGCGCTTTTTCTGTGGACGAGGCTCCGAAGAAGCTGGAAGCGTTGGCACGGTTCGATGTGCATTCCATCGAGCAGCCTGTCCGCGCAGGACAGTGGGAGGCGTTGGCGCGGCTTTGCAGGGAGGCGCCCGTGCCGATAGCCCTCGACGAGGAGCTGATAGGTGCCAACCGTCTGCGGGAGAAACAAGAGTTGTTGGATGCCGTTCAGCCGCAGTATATCGTGCTCAAACCATCGTTACACGGCGGCATTCGAGGTACGCAAGAGTGGATTTCGGAAGCTCAGAAGCGCGGCATCGGCTCGTGGATAACGAGTGCGTTGGAGAGCAACGTCGGTCTGAATGCCGTTGCCCAGCTTGCCGCCCATGTCTATGGTCCTGATATCCAGTTTCCGCAGGGGCTCGGGACGGGGCAGCTGTTTGTGGATAACATCCCCTTGCCGCTCGAAATCCGTGGCGATGAGCTGTGGGTGGTAGAAGGGAGCCCCACCCTAACCCTCCCCTAA
- a CDS encoding ATP-binding protein, translating to MLTRIYQLNHELEGSVFLFGARQTGKTTLLRQQFPHAIFIDLLNTEMKRRLQRHPFLLYEMLKDKAENTLVIIDEIPEIPELLNEVHRLMSQHHLRFILCGSSARKLKRKGHNTLGGRAFPAYLFPLVSAEIPNFDIDRAVTVGMLPPHYLATNNPSRLLSGYIDIYLKEEIKEEALVRNLNAFQRFLEVAALTNGEVVNYNNIAQECGVSATTVNAYFDILEDTLVGRRIPAYTKVMKRRLVQSPRFYFFDVGIMNHLLHRKDLKRGTPEYGHAFEHLIVQELVAYMHYFHCDEKLSYWRTYTGVEVDLIVGEARIAIEIKSVEEVLNKHLKNLKSFAAEYPDSRRIIVSLDIFNRTIDNIECLYAMDFLHQLWEGDIV from the coding sequence ATGTTAACGCGTATTTACCAATTAAATCATGAATTAGAAGGAAGTGTTTTTTTATTTGGGGCACGTCAAACTGGGAAGACAACATTGCTCAGGCAACAATTCCCTCATGCCATTTTTATAGATTTGCTTAACACTGAAATGAAAAGAAGACTTCAACGTCATCCTTTCCTGCTCTATGAAATGCTTAAAGATAAAGCAGAAAACACATTGGTTATCATTGACGAGATTCCTGAAATTCCAGAGCTTCTTAATGAGGTTCATCGGCTGATGTCTCAGCATCACCTGCGTTTTATTCTTTGCGGTTCAAGTGCCAGAAAGCTAAAGCGGAAGGGGCATAATACATTGGGCGGACGTGCCTTTCCTGCTTATCTCTTCCCTTTGGTAAGTGCCGAAATTCCTAATTTCGATATTGACAGGGCTGTCACTGTGGGAATGTTGCCTCCTCACTATCTGGCTACAAATAATCCGTCACGTTTACTCTCTGGTTATATAGACATCTATCTCAAAGAAGAAATCAAGGAAGAAGCTTTGGTACGCAACCTCAATGCTTTTCAACGTTTCTTGGAAGTGGCAGCACTTACGAATGGTGAAGTGGTTAATTACAATAACATAGCTCAAGAATGTGGAGTCAGTGCCACTACGGTAAACGCATATTTTGATATTCTTGAAGATACACTTGTCGGGAGACGTATTCCTGCTTATACGAAGGTCATGAAGCGTCGATTAGTACAATCTCCCCGTTTCTATTTCTTTGACGTTGGTATAATGAATCATCTCTTGCATCGCAAAGATCTTAAACGAGGAACTCCTGAATATGGACATGCCTTTGAGCATCTCATTGTTCAAGAACTGGTGGCTTATATGCATTATTTCCATTGTGATGAGAAACTTAGCTATTGGCGCACATATACTGGTGTTGAAGTGGATCTTATAGTGGGAGAGGCACGCATTGCCATAGAGATAAAATCAGTGGAGGAAGTATTGAACAAGCATTTAAAGAATTTGAAATCGTTTGCCGCTGAATATCCCGATAGCCGCCGAATCATAGTGTCTCTCGATATTTTCAATCGTACAATAGACAATATAGAATGTCTATATGCAATGGATTTCCTGCATCAGTTGTGGGAAGGAGATATTGTGTAG
- a CDS encoding IS1634 family transposase: MYVRKKHNRSGSTSVVVVSKASGKYKEIKSFGSSTSEEEIHSLCDKAAAWIRSFGGQQELDFDDRKGKEVEETERFLSNIDNVLINGTRLLLDQVYDSIGFNRIPDEILRHLVIARVSQPRSKLATVDYLKSYYDEDVDLNHIYRYMDKLYNTQMELAQQISVEHTRKLFGGKIGLMFYDVTTLYFETAQTDVLREPGFSKDGKTAESQVILGLLVSEGGYPLSYSLFNGSQYEGFTMIPMIDDFKQRFNLGKDFVVVADSGLMNKNNVTLLQEAGYNYILGARIKSESASVKQWILSLEKVDKACYDYKRENGERLIVSYSDKRAKKDAYNRDRGIVRLRKAYKTGRITKSQVNKRGYNKFLEISKDIEVVISEEKIAEDCQWDGLKGYITNTDLDAERVIAEYHGLWVVERAFRISKGTLEMRPMFHFTERRIEAHVCICFIAYKVYKELERLIAINKIGMSVDKVLEAAKTITTIRVRMPKNGTYFTKTLFLTEKHLAVKPLFDISGNKS; the protein is encoded by the coding sequence ATGTATGTACGCAAGAAACACAATCGTTCCGGCTCTACAAGTGTGGTAGTGGTCAGTAAAGCGAGTGGAAAGTATAAAGAAATAAAATCGTTTGGCTCCTCTACATCCGAAGAGGAAATACATTCATTATGCGATAAGGCTGCTGCATGGATACGTTCATTTGGCGGTCAGCAAGAACTTGACTTTGATGACCGCAAGGGAAAGGAAGTCGAGGAGACAGAGCGTTTCCTTAGCAATATTGACAACGTGTTGATAAACGGTACTCGGCTTCTGCTTGATCAAGTCTATGACAGCATCGGCTTCAACCGGATTCCCGATGAGATTCTGCGTCATTTGGTAATCGCAAGGGTGTCGCAGCCCAGAAGCAAACTTGCCACAGTAGATTACCTGAAGTCATATTATGATGAAGATGTTGACCTCAACCACATCTATCGCTACATGGACAAGCTCTACAATACCCAGATGGAGCTTGCGCAGCAGATTAGCGTAGAGCACACCCGGAAACTGTTCGGAGGCAAGATTGGATTGATGTTCTACGACGTGACGACGCTCTACTTTGAGACAGCACAGACGGACGTATTGCGTGAACCGGGGTTTTCAAAGGATGGAAAGACGGCAGAGTCACAGGTTATACTCGGTCTGCTTGTATCAGAAGGAGGCTACCCGCTTTCATACTCTCTGTTCAACGGCAGCCAGTATGAGGGCTTCACCATGATACCAATGATAGATGACTTCAAGCAGCGTTTCAATCTGGGGAAAGATTTTGTTGTGGTGGCAGACTCAGGCTTGATGAACAAGAACAATGTCACTTTGCTGCAGGAGGCTGGCTACAACTACATACTTGGAGCCCGCATCAAGAGCGAGAGCGCAAGCGTGAAGCAATGGATTCTCTCTTTAGAGAAGGTTGATAAAGCCTGTTACGACTACAAACGTGAGAATGGGGAAAGACTTATCGTCAGTTATTCCGACAAGCGTGCAAAGAAGGATGCCTACAACCGTGACCGCGGAATTGTCCGATTGAGAAAAGCCTATAAGACCGGACGCATCACGAAGAGTCAGGTGAACAAGCGTGGCTACAACAAGTTTCTTGAAATCAGCAAGGACATAGAAGTCGTCATCAGCGAAGAGAAGATTGCAGAGGACTGCCAGTGGGACGGACTCAAGGGCTACATCACCAATACAGACCTTGACGCCGAGCGTGTCATTGCCGAGTATCATGGACTCTGGGTGGTGGAACGTGCATTCCGTATTTCAAAAGGAACTCTGGAAATGCGTCCGATGTTTCATTTTACAGAACGTAGGATAGAGGCACATGTCTGCATTTGCTTCATCGCCTATAAGGTATATAAGGAACTGGAGCGACTCATTGCCATTAACAAGATTGGGATGAGTGTCGATAAGGTGCTTGAGGCAGCCAAAACTATCACGACAATCAGGGTAAGGATGCCTAAAAACGGGACTTACTTCACTAAGACACTCTTCTTGACGGAGAAGCACCTCGCAGTGAAACCACTTTTCGACATATCTGGCAACAAATCTTAA